A single Pelomicrobium methylotrophicum DNA region contains:
- a CDS encoding VirB4 family type IV secretion system protein — MDAESSDPGVIDDASRALDHALRLLDDGRYTLWWTVVRRRSRAYPEGSFTRPAAERIEALHKRRFEAGDLFENAHYLSILYTPDEGIDKFFDRVAYHASEGGKSWPAALMESARDAFSRRRAFAFQQAQLDQAQRRMEATLDQFSGSLPIGLKRLDLVDLFGFLNALSSPASAMFQPRLPRGGSLDGQTGSDRISVVSDLLEFKGTDGIRYAAAVTVRGWPAATYPGALDGLMTLPAETNVSVMLRLLDQERARSVIKSMARYYEFTQVSLLGRIAEAVLKTNARVDKGKLELLEDAQAALAASTAEGAMFAYANLTAVVFGRSKEETEQAAKDAISAVNRAGFIALREGVNLLSAWASTLPGQWHENPRKQLVSAACLSDLAPLRTLDAGDPINAHLTEQSGRTQPALAAFATRSRQPYYLNLHNGDVAHTIVVGPSGAGKSVFVNFLISQYQKYNPITIIFDKNRSCMIPTIMQGGAHVDVVSENVPLNPLRLLERREHWPFLLRWLVVLLAARGRVLSAEDEKVAWEALESLAALPRERWTLSNLAALLSGALAAELRAWTRGGGQWDMFDNQEDAFELGDFTCIEMGDILKQGPAARAFMEYAFQVVDMMLDGRRPALIYIEEAWFMLSDETFCARIDDWLRTLRKKNAAVILATQSLAELRETKIFASIVDNIPNRIFLANRDAPAHEDIYRDKFGLTFAQVRLIASMTPKLEYYLVNRRHARMLSVPIPGEILAYLRSDGRAMEIFERCRKSGAPDWQQRYLDMMRQEN, encoded by the coding sequence GTGGACGCCGAATCGAGCGATCCGGGCGTCATCGATGACGCGTCGCGGGCGCTGGATCACGCGCTGCGTCTCCTGGACGACGGAAGATACACGCTTTGGTGGACAGTCGTGCGCCGGCGTTCGAGGGCCTATCCGGAAGGAAGTTTTACCCGACCCGCCGCAGAACGCATCGAGGCGCTGCACAAGCGCCGCTTCGAAGCCGGGGATCTGTTTGAAAACGCGCACTACCTATCAATCCTCTACACTCCAGACGAAGGGATCGACAAGTTTTTCGACCGCGTCGCCTATCACGCCTCGGAAGGCGGGAAAAGCTGGCCGGCGGCGCTTATGGAATCTGCGCGCGACGCTTTTTCACGCCGACGTGCGTTTGCCTTTCAACAGGCGCAGCTCGATCAAGCGCAGCGGCGCATGGAGGCGACGCTCGATCAGTTCTCCGGTTCCCTCCCCATCGGGTTGAAGCGGCTGGATCTCGTCGACCTCTTCGGTTTCCTGAATGCGTTGTCCAGTCCGGCGTCGGCCATGTTCCAGCCAAGGCTGCCAAGAGGCGGTTCGCTCGACGGGCAAACCGGCTCCGACCGGATCTCGGTCGTCAGCGATCTCCTCGAGTTCAAGGGAACGGACGGAATCCGCTACGCGGCGGCCGTCACGGTGCGCGGGTGGCCAGCCGCCACTTATCCTGGCGCACTGGACGGGCTCATGACGCTTCCCGCCGAGACGAACGTATCCGTCATGCTGAGACTCCTGGATCAGGAACGGGCCAGAAGCGTCATCAAATCGATGGCCAGGTACTACGAATTCACCCAGGTCAGCCTGCTGGGCAGAATCGCCGAAGCGGTGCTGAAAACGAACGCCAGGGTGGACAAGGGAAAGCTCGAACTGCTCGAGGATGCGCAGGCGGCGCTTGCCGCGTCAACGGCGGAAGGCGCCATGTTCGCCTATGCAAATCTGACTGCGGTGGTTTTCGGGCGGTCAAAAGAGGAGACCGAACAGGCCGCCAAGGACGCCATCTCGGCCGTGAACCGGGCCGGGTTCATCGCCCTGCGCGAAGGGGTCAATCTCCTCTCCGCCTGGGCATCCACTCTTCCCGGTCAGTGGCACGAGAATCCGCGCAAGCAGCTCGTGTCCGCCGCCTGCCTGTCCGACCTCGCACCGCTGCGCACGCTGGATGCAGGCGACCCCATCAATGCTCACCTCACCGAGCAGTCCGGACGGACGCAACCGGCGCTCGCCGCCTTCGCCACGCGATCACGGCAGCCTTACTACCTCAACCTCCATAACGGCGACGTGGCCCATACGATCGTCGTCGGGCCGTCCGGCGCAGGGAAAAGCGTGTTCGTGAACTTCCTCATCAGTCAGTACCAGAAATATAACCCCATCACAATCATTTTCGACAAGAACCGCTCCTGCATGATCCCTACAATCATGCAGGGCGGAGCACACGTGGACGTAGTTTCCGAAAACGTGCCTCTCAATCCACTGCGGCTGCTCGAGCGCCGCGAACACTGGCCGTTTTTGCTGCGCTGGCTCGTCGTCCTGCTCGCTGCGCGCGGGCGTGTCTTGAGCGCCGAGGACGAAAAGGTGGCATGGGAAGCGCTGGAGAGTCTGGCCGCGCTGCCCAGGGAGCGCTGGACCCTCTCGAACCTTGCAGCGCTTTTGTCCGGCGCGCTCGCGGCCGAGCTGCGGGCATGGACAAGGGGGGGAGGGCAATGGGACATGTTCGACAACCAGGAAGACGCCTTCGAATTGGGCGACTTTACCTGCATTGAAATGGGCGACATCCTGAAACAGGGGCCGGCGGCGCGCGCGTTCATGGAATACGCCTTCCAGGTCGTGGACATGATGCTGGACGGTCGCCGTCCGGCGCTCATCTACATCGAAGAGGCTTGGTTCATGCTGTCGGACGAAACGTTTTGCGCCCGAATCGACGACTGGCTGAGGACATTGCGCAAAAAGAACGCCGCGGTCATCCTGGCCACGCAATCCCTGGCGGAGCTGCGGGAGACGAAAATTTTCGCTTCCATCGTGGACAACATCCCGAACCGGATTTTTCTGGCCAACCGCGACGCGCCTGCGCACGAAGATATCTACCGGGATAAGTTCGGTCTGACGTTTGCGCAAGTGAGGCTCATCGCTTCCATGACGCCGAAGCTGGAGTATTACTTGGTCAACCGCCGGCACGCGAGGATGCTTTCCGTGCCCATTCCGGGAGAAATCCTGGCGTATCTTCGGTCAGACGGTCGGGCAATGGAGATTTTCGAGCGCTGCAGGAAGTCCGGCGCGCCGGACTGGCAGCAGCGGTACCTGGACATGATGCGGCAGGAAAATTAA
- a CDS encoding type IV secretion system protein has product MLAPKKQNLDAADAPPPYEPGGFERSRRIWFERWGAVEVERNRWFAAFLAAMAGCVALGVAIAAMMPLKTVVPYVIRVDDVGRVQADPAGAQRYSPGEREIKYFLAEWARKLYTLDRALTERWLREAYAFTADRATNQFAEWVEREKPIAAVSGANPPTRTVSIQSISLLPNKVALIRIVTETRRYAQAAPERKPVLITATYTFVDPKSEEDILRNPLGLYIIHFSTTEEIVR; this is encoded by the coding sequence ATGTTGGCCCCAAAGAAACAGAATCTTGATGCCGCTGACGCTCCTCCTCCATACGAACCGGGGGGCTTCGAGCGATCAAGACGTATATGGTTCGAGCGCTGGGGCGCGGTTGAAGTCGAACGCAACCGATGGTTCGCCGCCTTTCTCGCGGCTATGGCGGGGTGCGTCGCGCTCGGCGTGGCGATTGCCGCCATGATGCCCCTTAAGACCGTCGTCCCATACGTCATTCGGGTGGATGACGTCGGACGCGTCCAGGCGGATCCTGCCGGCGCCCAGCGGTATTCGCCAGGAGAACGCGAAATCAAGTATTTCCTCGCGGAGTGGGCGCGGAAACTCTACACGCTGGATCGCGCGCTCACGGAACGATGGCTGCGCGAAGCCTACGCTTTCACGGCGGATCGCGCCACGAATCAGTTTGCCGAATGGGTGGAACGGGAAAAGCCCATCGCGGCCGTCTCCGGCGCCAATCCGCCAACCAGGACCGTAAGCATCCAGAGCATTTCGCTGCTTCCAAACAAAGTGGCGCTCATCAGAATCGTCACTGAAACACGCCGTTACGCACAGGCAGCGCCGGAGCGCAAACCTGTCCTGATTACTGCGACCTATACTTTCGTCGATCCGAAATCAGAAGAAGACATCCTTCGCAACCCGCTCGGGCTCTACATCATCCACTTTTCCACCACGGAAGAAATCGTCCGCTGA
- a CDS encoding transglycosylase SLT domain-containing protein yields MRTRAIFALAIALPIAAWADVVPLEFCGRQTAALEGDAARLVRAGLAVPVNKRLLGYMDEAMAERKGQWACAPRTLIFESAARETGVHPAVLLAVAMTESGKKGAPWPWTLNVGGRGFFFRTREDAWRAAQWLIKEGITNFDIGMMQISWRHNGWRFQDAWEALQPSRNILVAASILRENFEATGSWAKAIMWYHNRASESRGRAYLKRFIAHFGDAAAEYGKLR; encoded by the coding sequence GTGCGCACTAGAGCGATTTTCGCATTGGCCATCGCGCTCCCCATCGCCGCCTGGGCTGATGTCGTGCCGCTCGAATTCTGCGGCAGGCAGACGGCAGCCTTGGAAGGCGACGCGGCGCGCCTGGTGCGCGCCGGGCTCGCGGTGCCAGTGAACAAGCGTCTACTAGGCTACATGGACGAAGCGATGGCGGAGCGGAAGGGGCAGTGGGCGTGCGCGCCAAGAACGCTGATTTTCGAATCGGCAGCGCGGGAAACAGGCGTCCATCCTGCCGTGCTCCTGGCGGTGGCGATGACGGAATCGGGCAAAAAAGGCGCTCCATGGCCGTGGACCCTGAACGTGGGCGGGCGTGGATTTTTCTTCCGCACCAGGGAAGATGCGTGGCGCGCCGCGCAATGGTTGATCAAGGAAGGCATCACCAACTTCGACATCGGCATGATGCAAATTTCATGGCGCCATAACGGGTGGCGGTTTCAAGATGCCTGGGAAGCGCTTCAGCCTTCCCGGAACATCCTGGTCGCCGCCAGCATCCTGCGCGAAAACTTCGAAGCCACAGGAAGCTGGGCAAAGGCGATCATGTGGTACCACAACCGGGCCTCCGAAAGCCGTGGACGCGCCTATCTCAAGCGGTTCATCGCCCATTTCGGGGATGCGGCGGCCGAATATGGGAAATTGCGATGA
- a CDS encoding TrbG/VirB9 family P-type conjugative transfer protein — MRKLLKAIVAVAVMAPAALFAEAEPMPLPTDNRLVVFSYDANQTYTVLTLPGMVTDIHLHEEERLLHAAIGDSIQWQTSAAGNHFFVKPIKHEIATSLTLVTDRRAYQISLISSPKGGKWYQRVSWRYPELVMAIQAQQKAKEEAEKKETERLESLKASEPMDPAGLNFNYHVTGDEKIRPSLVMDNGVHTWIRMPETVKELPALFVYEGEKTALVNYSVRGDYIVVQRTADKFLLRVGKREAVIEKEKTRRGGFLSMF, encoded by the coding sequence ATGCGAAAACTCCTGAAAGCGATCGTTGCGGTGGCGGTAATGGCACCTGCCGCGCTTTTCGCGGAAGCGGAACCCATGCCGCTGCCGACCGACAACAGGCTCGTTGTGTTTTCCTACGACGCCAACCAGACCTACACCGTTCTCACGCTGCCAGGAATGGTGACGGACATCCATCTCCACGAAGAGGAGCGTCTGCTGCACGCGGCCATCGGGGATTCCATACAGTGGCAGACCAGCGCCGCCGGCAACCACTTTTTCGTCAAGCCAATCAAGCACGAAATCGCGACTTCGCTCACGCTGGTCACCGACAGGCGGGCGTATCAGATTTCACTGATTTCAAGCCCGAAGGGAGGGAAGTGGTATCAACGGGTTTCGTGGCGATATCCGGAACTCGTCATGGCGATCCAGGCGCAGCAGAAGGCGAAGGAAGAGGCGGAAAAGAAGGAAACCGAACGCCTGGAAAGCCTAAAGGCGAGCGAGCCGATGGACCCCGCAGGTCTCAATTTCAATTACCACGTCACTGGCGACGAAAAGATCAGGCCGTCGCTCGTGATGGACAACGGCGTCCACACCTGGATCCGGATGCCGGAAACGGTCAAGGAGCTGCCGGCGCTGTTCGTCTATGAGGGCGAGAAGACCGCGCTCGTCAACTACAGCGTTCGAGGCGATTACATCGTGGTGCAACGCACGGCAGACAAGTTCCTGTTGCGGGTAGGCAAACGGGAGGCCGTGATCGAAAAGGAAAAGACCCGCCGCGGCGGATTCCTGTCCATGTTTTGA
- a CDS encoding TrbC/VirB2 family protein has protein sequence MIFLVLAAAGILCPEAIAQALTGMPWETPICRVINSLKGPVVAALAVGAIAFAGIAMAWSESSMFDFLMKVIMGIGIALLAVNIVNFMGGTQYLCPSSV, from the coding sequence GTGATTTTCCTGGTCCTCGCAGCGGCCGGCATTCTGTGCCCGGAAGCCATCGCCCAAGCTTTGACAGGCATGCCGTGGGAAACGCCTATCTGCAGAGTCATCAACTCCCTTAAAGGACCTGTCGTTGCTGCGCTTGCCGTAGGCGCCATCGCTTTCGCCGGAATCGCGATGGCCTGGTCCGAAAGCAGCATGTTCGATTTTCTGATGAAAGTCATCATGGGCATCGGGATTGCGCTCCTGGCGGTAAACATCGTCAACTTCATGGGCGGGACCCAATACCTTTGTCCGAGCTCAGTCTAG
- a CDS encoding TcpQ domain-containing protein: MAVPAFAIAAGLKEVDTLEQAAIAKNPHQASGPLKGAKVARVAPYRFEAARGERLSEALRTMLESEGWTLVWDSGADYLIRHDYSVEEKDLESVLKRVLSAYGLSATIYTGNSVVAVYPSETGK; encoded by the coding sequence GTGGCGGTTCCGGCTTTTGCGATCGCAGCCGGGCTGAAGGAGGTTGACACGCTTGAGCAGGCCGCGATTGCGAAGAATCCGCATCAAGCGTCGGGTCCGCTCAAAGGCGCCAAGGTCGCGCGGGTTGCGCCGTACCGGTTCGAGGCTGCGAGGGGCGAGCGGCTGTCGGAAGCGCTCAGGACCATGCTTGAGTCCGAAGGATGGACTCTCGTCTGGGATTCAGGCGCAGACTACCTGATTCGCCACGACTATTCGGTGGAAGAGAAAGACCTCGAAAGCGTCCTGAAACGGGTGCTTTCCGCCTACGGGCTTTCGGCGACGATCTATACAGGCAACTCCGTCGTCGCGGTGTATCCGTCCGAGACTGGGAAATAA
- a CDS encoding VirB3 family type IV secretion system protein yields the protein MVFRSLAEPQTLGGVERRLAIVNGTLAVATTVALWSFWYLPIAWGIHRLLKWLTKRDPFFREIYVAYNRHADVYEPWPDGGFDRPHGFGRGLPW from the coding sequence ATGGTATTCCGCTCGCTCGCCGAGCCACAGACGCTGGGCGGCGTCGAGCGCCGGCTTGCCATCGTGAACGGGACGCTGGCCGTAGCCACAACGGTGGCCCTCTGGAGTTTCTGGTACCTGCCGATCGCCTGGGGGATTCACCGGCTGCTCAAGTGGCTGACAAAACGAGATCCTTTCTTCCGTGAGATTTACGTCGCTTACAATCGGCACGCAGACGTGTACGAGCCGTGGCCGGACGGCGGGTTCGACCGTCCGCACGGGTTCGGACGCGGACTACCATGGTGA
- a CDS encoding CpaF family protein yields the protein MQHAASLFLDSIGQVSALAEMPGVTEVMVNAPGDVWIERNGVMSREKANVTDASLRGAIRALARLTGQDAVENSPQAIINARVGDMRVAAVLAPTAVDGHALCIRKHVSRDMRLDDYAAAGAFQKSGIDHETVESAADGPVEFFRRAVANRRTILVSGATGSGKTTFVNALIAEIPENERVLTIEDTVELNVRVPNRVRLLSNEQAGITTRDLVRLSLRMRPDRIVVGEVRGGEAFDLLQAFNTGHEGGMATIHANSAHLALHRLATLVMLGAPAGWPIAAIHGLIAQSIDYVAHFRRSGGKRILSEVVRVKGYDDDYILERIL from the coding sequence ATGCAACATGCCGCGAGCCTCTTCCTCGATTCAATCGGCCAAGTCTCCGCCCTCGCCGAAATGCCGGGCGTGACGGAAGTGATGGTCAACGCCCCAGGCGACGTCTGGATCGAGCGCAACGGCGTCATGAGCCGGGAAAAGGCGAACGTGACCGATGCCTCGCTCCGGGGCGCGATCAGGGCGCTTGCCAGGCTTACAGGACAGGACGCCGTCGAAAATTCGCCGCAGGCAATCATCAACGCCAGGGTCGGCGACATGCGGGTCGCCGCGGTTCTTGCGCCAACGGCGGTCGACGGCCACGCGCTCTGCATCCGCAAGCACGTAAGCCGCGACATGCGCCTGGACGACTACGCGGCCGCCGGCGCTTTCCAGAAATCCGGAATCGACCACGAAACGGTGGAAAGCGCCGCCGACGGACCGGTGGAGTTTTTCCGCCGGGCGGTCGCGAACCGCCGGACCATCCTGGTTTCCGGGGCGACAGGCTCTGGCAAGACCACATTCGTCAACGCGCTCATCGCCGAAATCCCCGAAAACGAAAGGGTCCTCACGATTGAAGATACGGTCGAGCTCAACGTGAGGGTTCCGAACAGAGTGCGCCTGCTCTCGAACGAGCAGGCGGGCATCACGACCCGCGATCTCGTGCGGCTCAGCCTGCGCATGCGTCCGGACCGAATCGTGGTGGGCGAGGTCCGCGGCGGGGAAGCATTTGATCTCCTGCAAGCCTTCAACACAGGCCACGAGGGGGGAATGGCGACCATTCACGCGAACAGCGCCCATTTGGCGCTGCACCGCCTGGCAACTCTGGTCATGCTGGGCGCGCCTGCCGGCTGGCCCATTGCCGCCATTCACGGTCTCATCGCCCAGTCCATTGATTACGTGGCGCATTTCAGGAGATCCGGGGGGAAGAGAATCCTGTCCGAAGTAGTCCGTGTGAAAGGGTACGACGATGATTACATCCTTGAAAGGATTCTTTGA
- a CDS encoding type IV secretion system protein, with product MEQHSFRDILDLEGALVIEGLRIAGDMFSSGFPLKVFWVLVALVGALTGIKILLEVIEGEGFGDAFEKLIQLLLSVGVFLFLLNNYEFVFGSSLKSLFDAVAAAGGFGERLDDPISALYKMLGAIAGAFKVIFPENASWFSLIGAFFVHFFAVIIFLAAIIIIIGAIGAYVIVYLIGDALAGVAIALGPFFVALGVWDVTRGWFKNWLEFLVNAFMYKVVAAIIVLLISKVIARRMELLADSAQATLNGEQITAMLSFLLAIKVALYAGVVMFLVLQTPQIAHGLARGGMSYGEEGLKKLAGIVSGKGLSSGKGSAGKRA from the coding sequence ATGGAACAGCACAGCTTCAGGGATATACTAGACCTTGAAGGAGCGCTTGTCATCGAGGGTCTGCGTATCGCGGGGGACATGTTTTCTTCCGGGTTCCCGCTCAAGGTGTTCTGGGTGCTGGTCGCGCTCGTAGGCGCATTGACTGGAATAAAAATCCTGCTGGAAGTCATTGAAGGAGAAGGGTTCGGCGACGCTTTCGAAAAGCTGATACAGCTGCTTCTGTCAGTCGGCGTTTTCCTGTTTCTTTTGAACAATTACGAGTTTGTTTTCGGTTCGTCGCTGAAATCTCTGTTCGATGCCGTGGCGGCAGCAGGGGGATTTGGCGAGAGATTGGACGATCCGATAAGCGCGCTTTATAAAATGCTTGGCGCGATAGCAGGCGCATTCAAGGTAATTTTTCCAGAAAACGCGTCGTGGTTTTCATTGATCGGAGCGTTTTTTGTGCACTTTTTCGCAGTAATAATATTCCTAGCGGCGATTATCATTATCATTGGAGCAATCGGGGCATATGTTATCGTCTATCTTATTGGAGACGCGCTGGCTGGCGTCGCGATCGCGCTTGGCCCGTTCTTTGTCGCGCTCGGCGTTTGGGACGTAACCCGCGGCTGGTTCAAGAACTGGTTAGAGTTCCTGGTGAATGCGTTCATGTACAAGGTTGTCGCGGCCATCATCGTGTTACTGATTTCGAAAGTCATTGCGAGAAGAATGGAACTTTTGGCGGACTCCGCTCAAGCCACGCTTAACGGGGAACAGATAACCGCGATGCTGTCGTTTTTGCTTGCAATCAAAGTTGCCCTGTATGCCGGCGTCGTCATGTTCCTGGTGCTTCAAACGCCACAGATTGCGCACGGTCTTGCACGCGGCGGCATGAGCTACGGTGAAGAAGGGCTGAAAAAGCTTGCTGGAATAGTATCAGGGAAAGGTTTGTCTTCAGGGAAAGGTTCGGCGGGGAAAAGAGCTTAG
- a CDS encoding TrbI/VirB10 family protein, giving the protein MATIEQPQEDVAKGKVRRNLHLWVAGIVAAGLIATIFFGAGEMHEPKPQKESPPEPPPSQTDRIAEIIKEQRNEAVAPKPEGKPVAPQELIDEMNRAGGAGSARAGSGRQDAERERREAEILASPISLNIAQQASGGQQAVPATPSPIESLLLKQAEAAVQASREQSKLQAEALRAAQTMGAEPKSAVRRDQDWLREQETTTQDEQPIRPKRHAWPHIIQAGTVIPAVLLTRINSDLPGMVTAQVVSDVYDSRTSTTLLIPKGSKLVGRYNNEVRIGQERVLIAFQRIYLPDGRFLDLGAMQGADASGQSGLEDKVDNHFFRIFGASFLIAGISRIFGDSTNVTVNNFGGSSTIVTDVAGTALSEAARAALERNRNIPPTLIIEEGFRFNVMVNRDLALEPYRAH; this is encoded by the coding sequence ATGGCGACAATCGAGCAACCGCAGGAAGACGTTGCAAAAGGCAAAGTCCGCCGCAACCTGCATTTGTGGGTCGCCGGCATCGTGGCCGCAGGTCTGATTGCCACGATTTTCTTCGGAGCCGGAGAAATGCACGAGCCCAAGCCCCAGAAGGAGAGCCCGCCGGAGCCTCCTCCGTCGCAAACCGACAGAATCGCTGAAATCATCAAGGAACAGCGAAATGAGGCGGTCGCTCCGAAACCGGAGGGCAAACCCGTGGCGCCGCAGGAGCTCATCGATGAGATGAATCGTGCGGGCGGCGCCGGAAGCGCCCGCGCCGGGAGCGGACGGCAGGACGCGGAACGCGAACGCAGAGAAGCCGAAATCCTGGCATCGCCCATTTCGCTCAACATCGCACAGCAGGCCTCCGGCGGACAGCAGGCCGTTCCGGCAACTCCTTCTCCCATCGAAAGCCTGCTGCTTAAACAGGCAGAGGCCGCCGTGCAGGCTTCCAGGGAACAATCGAAGCTCCAGGCCGAGGCGCTGCGGGCTGCGCAGACGATGGGCGCCGAGCCGAAAAGCGCGGTCAGGCGCGACCAGGACTGGCTCCGCGAACAGGAAACCACCACACAAGACGAACAGCCCATCCGCCCGAAACGCCACGCCTGGCCCCACATCATCCAGGCCGGAACGGTGATACCGGCAGTCCTGCTCACGCGCATCAACAGCGATCTGCCGGGGATGGTCACCGCCCAGGTTGTTTCGGACGTGTACGACTCGCGCACTTCGACCACCCTTCTCATCCCGAAGGGCAGCAAGCTCGTCGGTCGCTACAACAACGAGGTGCGTATAGGCCAGGAGAGGGTGCTGATCGCCTTTCAGCGGATCTACCTTCCTGACGGGCGTTTCCTGGATCTGGGCGCGATGCAGGGCGCGGATGCATCCGGCCAGTCCGGCCTGGAAGACAAGGTGGACAATCACTTTTTCAGGATTTTCGGCGCCTCCTTCCTCATCGCCGGAATTTCCCGCATTTTCGGCGACAGCACGAACGTGACCGTGAACAATTTCGGCGGCAGCAGCACGATCGTCACCGATGTCGCAGGAACGGCGCTCTCCGAGGCCGCGCGAGCCGCGCTCGAAAGGAACAGGAACATTCCTCCCACTCTCATCATCGAGGAGGGATTCCGCTTCAATGTCATGGTCAACAGGGATCTCGCGCTGGAGCCGTATCGTGCGCACTAG
- a CDS encoding type II secretion system protein GspD, whose product MAAFRISTLGASTLAAALTLGGCASVPGKEARGSLDDAVRAISAGPQTHVRVTNESYVAATPVEYAPPKKGSISIRAVDAPLSGIASAIAERGSYAIAFTQDVDMAARTSVDIVSASPEDALREAAFAAGYVAVVNEKERRATLARRATWTFKLPPRLLQNLTLNYSVSSNPSSQASASSAGATPAPTPFGAAPGADSSGQGGGAISAKFSVNATQRNPEGGFRQFLAGIAGGDVEVQAMPETGFLSVRGTGEQLRRVDRFVREFIRDAAAQVEIEASLVEVSLTEQMQAGIDWSRIIPLGGLGQGVQASVSITNAGVVSTPAVTATVTTASITSVVKALEKHAAVKVISRPRLLALNHSPAVVFDGEQIPYLGSVTSTVTGTSPTTQNSGSVSFAQDGVSLSFKPNILDAGRVEVTVVPVLSSVTSFETFDLGGGARLTAPRQPVRQAHLQVVAEAGKTVIIGGTRSARSSADRSGVPGAGVSPLTALLSGYDGLSSTKELVMLLRATIIPAPEYEPRVAESI is encoded by the coding sequence ATGGCGGCATTCAGAATCTCCACGCTCGGCGCATCGACCCTGGCGGCCGCGCTGACCCTTGGAGGCTGCGCTTCCGTCCCAGGAAAGGAAGCGCGGGGGAGCCTCGACGACGCCGTTCGGGCGATTTCCGCCGGTCCGCAGACGCATGTGCGCGTAACCAACGAAAGCTACGTCGCGGCGACTCCGGTCGAATACGCGCCGCCGAAGAAAGGGTCCATCTCGATCCGCGCCGTTGACGCCCCGCTTTCCGGCATCGCCTCGGCAATCGCGGAGCGCGGCAGCTATGCGATCGCCTTCACCCAGGACGTGGACATGGCGGCCAGGACCTCCGTGGACATCGTCTCGGCGAGCCCGGAGGATGCACTGAGGGAGGCTGCCTTTGCTGCCGGCTACGTGGCCGTGGTCAACGAAAAGGAGCGCCGGGCGACCCTGGCGCGGCGAGCGACATGGACATTCAAGCTCCCGCCGAGGCTCCTGCAGAATCTCACGCTCAATTATTCCGTCTCAAGCAATCCGTCCTCCCAGGCCAGCGCGTCCTCCGCAGGGGCAACGCCTGCGCCGACGCCTTTTGGCGCCGCGCCTGGAGCGGATTCGTCCGGACAGGGAGGCGGCGCCATTTCGGCGAAATTTTCAGTAAATGCGACCCAAAGAAACCCGGAGGGAGGTTTCCGCCAGTTCCTGGCTGGGATCGCAGGCGGCGACGTGGAAGTGCAGGCAATGCCGGAGACGGGATTCCTGTCCGTGCGCGGAACGGGGGAGCAGCTAAGGCGCGTAGATCGGTTCGTGCGCGAATTCATCAGGGATGCCGCTGCCCAGGTTGAAATCGAGGCTTCCCTCGTGGAGGTATCGCTGACCGAGCAGATGCAGGCCGGCATCGACTGGAGCCGCATCATTCCCCTGGGCGGGCTCGGTCAGGGCGTGCAGGCAAGCGTCTCCATCACGAACGCGGGAGTTGTCTCGACGCCAGCAGTCACCGCGACAGTGACCACGGCGAGCATCACGAGCGTGGTGAAGGCGCTCGAAAAACATGCCGCCGTGAAAGTCATTTCCCGACCGCGGCTCCTCGCGCTCAATCATTCGCCGGCGGTTGTGTTCGACGGAGAGCAAATCCCCTATCTCGGCAGCGTTACTTCCACCGTCACCGGCACGTCGCCAACGACGCAGAACTCCGGGTCGGTTTCTTTCGCCCAGGACGGCGTGAGCCTGTCGTTCAAGCCCAACATCCTGGACGCCGGCAGGGTAGAGGTGACTGTCGTGCCGGTGCTTTCCTCGGTGACGAGTTTCGAAACTTTTGATCTTGGCGGCGGCGCGAGGCTCACGGCTCCGCGCCAGCCGGTTCGCCAGGCGCACCTGCAGGTGGTGGCGGAAGCCGGAAAGACCGTCATCATCGGCGGAACGCGCTCTGCGCGATCAAGCGCTGATCGCTCGGGCGTTCCGGGTGCCGGGGTTTCGCCGCTGACGGCGCTGCTTTCCGGCTACGACGGACTGTCCTCGACGAAGGAGCTGGTCATGCTGTTGCGCGCGACGATCATCCCGGCGCCTGAATACGAGCCGAGAGTCGCGGAGTCGATCTGA